In the genome of Vicia villosa cultivar HV-30 ecotype Madison, WI linkage group LG7, Vvil1.0, whole genome shotgun sequence, one region contains:
- the LOC131620393 gene encoding kunitz type trypsin inhibitor 104-like produces MSTRFLAVFILAHVWLLMATTSIAQIVIDTSGDAVEDDEEYFIRPAITGNGGGPTLITGNAPCPLQVGLVSTDLANGLPVVFTPFVPRHDEDDVLLDRDLRVTFVASSSCAQSTEWRVGEKDPTSGRRLIITGRDDSTAGSYGNFFRIVPTQTSRIYNIQWCPTEVCSSCKFECGTVGVIREHGKILLALDGGALPVVFQKE; encoded by the coding sequence ATGTCAACTAGATTCCTCGCCGTATTCATCCTTGCTCATGTCTGGCTTTTGATGGCAACGACATCGATAGCCCAAATTGTGATTGACACAAGTGGCGACGCAGTTGAGGACGATGAGGAATACTTCATCAGGCCTGCTATCACAGGCAATGGAGGAGGTCCTACATTGATCACAGGAAATGCGCCATGCCCTCTGCAAGTTGGTCTTGTCAGCACTGACTTGGCAAACGGTTTGCCGGTGGTATTCACACCTTTTGTCCCCCGTCACGATGAGGACGACGTGCTTCTTGACAGAGACTTGAGAGTGACATTTGTAGCTTCCTCAAGTTGCGCGCAGTCCACCGAATGGAGAGTGGGTGAGAAAGATCCTACGAGTGGAAGAAGGCTGATTATAACTGGAAGGGATGACAGTACAGCTGGATCTTATGGAAACTTCTTTAGGATTGTGCCAACACAAACTAGCCGTATATATAACATCCAATGGTGCCCAACAGAGGTATGCTCCAGTTGTAAGTTTGAATGTGGGACTGTTGGTGTTATTCGTGAGCATGGCAAGATTCTGTTGGCCTTGGATGGTGGTGCACTCCCTGTCGTGTTCCAGAAAGAATGA
- the LOC131618769 gene encoding pentatricopeptide repeat-containing protein At5g56310-like, translated as MIISLQAVYSPHSHFPLSETSLTLLESSLLYTNPIPSCGTLSSAPNNNPTILSPFTSLCVDLVSCLVHTHVLKFGLDLDCHVANGLVRGYSVSGDLVDARHVFDEIPMKSLSLWTTMICGYAQNFCHNEALNLFEGMIVGGFEPNGATLASVLSACARSGCLELGERIHEFMRVKGVEVGVILGTALVYMYAKNGSILMAGKLFDEMSERNVVTWNAMICGLASHGHVEDALSLFESMKKDGTVVPNDVTFIGVLSACCHAGLIGVGHKVFCSMKDVHGIEPKIEHYGCMVDLLGRGGKLLEAEEMIKRMPWKPDVVILGSLLAASKNNGNTEVAERVVKEILTLEPHNHGAHVALSNMYAEAGQWQEVLRLRKTMKEEKVKKAPGWSLVAT; from the exons ATGATCATTTCGCTGCAAGCCGTTTATTCTCCTCATTCGCACTTTCCCCTTTCGGAAACCTCACTCACGCTTCTAGAATCTTCTCTTCTATACACAAACCCAATTCCTTCATGTGGAACACTCTCATCCGCGCCCAACAACAACCCCACAATTCTATCTCCCTTTACATCTCTATGCGTAGACTTGGTGTCTTGCCTG GTCCACACTCATGTGCTTAAATTCGGACTGGACTTAGATTGTCACGTGGCTAACGGTTTGGTAAGAGGTTATTCTGTTTCTGGTGATTTGGTTGATGCCCGTCACGTGTTTGATGAAATTCCGATGAAAAGTTTGAGTCTTTGGACCACTATGATTTGTGGGTATGCTCAGAATTTTTGTCACAACGAGGCGTTGAATCTTTTCGAGGGGATGATTGTTGGTGGGTTTGAGCCTAATGGTGCCACCTTGGCTTCAGTATTGTCGGCTTGTGCGCGCTCTGGATGTCTTGAGCTTGGCGAAAGGATTCATGAGTTTATGAGAGTGAAAGGGGTTGAAGTGGGCGTTATTCTTGGGACAGCATTGGTTTATATGTACGCGAAGAATGGGTCAATTTTGATGGCGGGGAAGTTATTTGATGAAATGAGCGAGAGGAATGTTGTTACTTGGAATGCTATGATATGTGGTTTAGCTTCACATGGACATGTTGAAGACGCTCTTAGTTTATTTGAGAGTATGAAAAAGGATGGGACTGTTGTTCCTAATGATGTCACCTTCATTGGGGTCTTATCTGCGTGTTGTCATGCAGGTTTGATAGGTGTCGGTCACAAAGTTTTTTGTTCGATGAAGGATGTGCATGGAATTGAACCAAAGATTGAGCACTATGGGTGCATGGTTGATCTTCTTGGGAGAGGAGGTAAGTTGCTGGAGGCAgaggaaatgataaaaaggatGCCGTGGAAACCTGACGTGGTTATTTTGGGATCTTTGTTGGCAGCTAGCAAGAATAATGGAAACACTGAGGTTGCTGAAAGAGTAGTGAAAGAAATTCTTACTCTGGAACCTCATAATCACGGAGCTCATGTTGCTTTGTCGAATATGTACGCAGAGGCTGGACAATGGCAAGAAGTTTTGAGACTGAGGAAGACAATGAAAGAAGAGAAGGTCAAGAAAGCTCCCGGATGGAGTCTTGTTGCCACTTAA